From Paenibacillus sp. PK3_47, the proteins below share one genomic window:
- a CDS encoding PRD domain-containing protein, which produces MSSITVAKVLNNNVIIAEHPQYSEVVVIGKGIGFNRKTRDRINLSAVEKMFILRSQEEQEQYKQLVPQVDEKLIEVVQEIVLHIMQSSRQPLNEHIHIALTDHISFAIRRHEQNIAIHNPFLYETREIYPEEYRLAEYAVERINEVMKVTLPADEIGFVALHIVSALSNRHISEVKEHSVLIGDLVNLVEDNLEYRVPRDSLDYSRLVTHLRFVLERLRRGESVRETSSLDGLMKREYPEMYMLAWKLTKVIEQRTRIPVYPAEVSYLTIHLQRIAQKKEDEADMEQSGLQ; this is translated from the coding sequence GTGAGCAGCATAACAGTGGCCAAGGTACTCAATAACAATGTCATCATAGCCGAGCATCCCCAGTATTCAGAGGTAGTGGTGATCGGCAAGGGTATAGGCTTTAACCGCAAAACACGTGACCGCATCAACCTGTCTGCCGTAGAGAAGATGTTCATTCTCCGCAGCCAGGAAGAGCAGGAGCAGTATAAGCAGCTCGTTCCCCAGGTGGATGAGAAGCTGATCGAGGTCGTACAGGAGATTGTCCTGCATATTATGCAGAGCAGCCGCCAGCCTCTTAATGAGCATATCCATATTGCACTGACTGACCATATTTCCTTTGCGATCCGCAGACATGAGCAGAATATTGCTATACATAATCCGTTTCTGTACGAAACCAGGGAGATCTATCCCGAGGAATACAGGCTGGCGGAATATGCAGTTGAACGGATCAATGAAGTGATGAAGGTAACACTGCCCGCAGATGAGATCGGTTTTGTCGCCCTGCATATTGTAAGCGCACTGAGCAACCGGCATATCTCTGAAGTGAAGGAGCATTCCGTGCTGATCGGGGACCTGGTAAATCTGGTTGAGGACAATCTGGAATACCGTGTACCGCGTGATTCACTGGACTATTCACGTCTGGTTACCCACCTGCGGTTTGTACTGGAAAGGCTGCGGCGCGGGGAGAGCGTACGGGAGACCTCTTCGCTGGACGGGCTGATGAAACGCGAATATCCGGAGATGTACATGCTGGCCTGGAAGCTTACCAAGGTCATTGAACAGCGGACGCGTATCCCCGTGTATCCGGCAGAAGTCAGCTATCTGACGATTCATTTGCAGCGTATCGCCCAGAAGAAAGAGGATGAGGCGGATATGGAGCAGAGCGGGCTGCAATAA
- the ptsG gene encoding glucose-specific PTS transporter subunit IIBC, translated as MFKKLFGVLQRVGKALMLPVAILPAAGLLLGIGNMLVNPDFLQYVPALENSVVQAIANVLMNSGQIVFDNLALLFAVGVAIGLAGGDGVAGLAAIIGFLVMNVTMGTVLGINDYVLSQQDFAYSSVLGIPTLQTGVFGGILVGILASSMYKRFFRIELPSYLGFFAGKRFVPIMTAVTSLILGLVLTIVWPPIQHGLNYVSQSMINTNLTLSAFIFGTIERSLIPFGLHHIFYSPFWYEFGSYINNAGELIRGDQRIFMSQLRDGVAFTAGTFTTGKYPFMMFGLPAAALAIYHEARPENKKIVGSLMVSAALTSFLTGITEPLEFSFLFVAPLLFAVHAVFAGLSFMTMQILNVKIGMTFSGGFIDYVLFGIIPNRTSWWLVIPVGLVIAVIYYFGFRFVIRKFNLRTPGREEPSDEADAADATAVSTSGDDLPRNILAALGGNSNIVHLDACITRLRVEVKDKAGVDKNRLKKLGASGVLEVGNNVQAIFGTRSDTIKSQIQDVMSGRTPAAAPAAAAPQPELEQKAGEEGTAIIPEDIVSPVNGELLDITQVPDAVFSQKMTGDGFAFLSEDGKIASPVYGKVFNVFPSKHAIGIMSDGGKEVLVHIGVNTVKLKGQGFTVLVEEGDLVAAGQPIMEVDLEYVKANAPSVISPVIFSNLPEGAAVTLKKPGKVAIGDKDIISIG; from the coding sequence ATGTTCAAAAAGCTGTTTGGCGTTTTACAGAGGGTCGGTAAGGCGCTTATGCTTCCTGTAGCCATTCTGCCTGCAGCAGGTCTGCTGCTCGGAATAGGCAACATGCTGGTAAACCCTGATTTTCTCCAATATGTGCCGGCACTGGAAAACAGTGTAGTTCAGGCCATTGCCAACGTATTGATGAACTCGGGACAAATTGTCTTTGACAACCTGGCGCTGCTCTTCGCCGTCGGGGTTGCAATCGGACTTGCCGGGGGCGACGGGGTCGCCGGCCTGGCTGCGATTATCGGTTTCCTCGTAATGAACGTTACGATGGGGACAGTGCTCGGTATCAATGATTATGTGCTGAGCCAGCAGGATTTTGCCTATTCAAGTGTACTAGGCATTCCTACACTCCAAACCGGGGTCTTCGGCGGTATATTGGTGGGGATATTAGCCTCATCCATGTACAAACGTTTCTTCCGGATCGAGCTGCCGTCCTATCTGGGATTCTTCGCGGGTAAACGGTTTGTGCCGATCATGACTGCGGTCACTTCCCTGATCCTCGGTCTTGTGCTGACGATTGTCTGGCCGCCGATCCAGCACGGGCTCAACTATGTATCACAAAGTATGATCAACACCAACCTGACGCTCTCTGCGTTCATCTTCGGGACCATTGAGCGTTCGCTGATCCCGTTCGGCCTGCACCACATTTTCTACTCGCCGTTCTGGTATGAATTCGGCAGCTACATCAACAATGCCGGCGAACTGATCCGCGGAGACCAGCGGATCTTCATGTCACAGCTTCGTGACGGCGTAGCGTTCACTGCCGGTACTTTCACTACCGGTAAGTATCCGTTCATGATGTTCGGTCTTCCGGCTGCAGCGCTTGCGATTTACCATGAAGCAAGACCTGAGAACAAAAAGATTGTCGGCAGTCTGATGGTTTCGGCTGCATTGACCTCTTTCCTGACAGGGATCACTGAACCGCTGGAGTTCTCGTTCCTGTTCGTTGCTCCGCTGCTGTTCGCAGTGCATGCTGTATTTGCCGGCCTGTCGTTTATGACAATGCAAATCCTTAATGTCAAAATCGGCATGACCTTCTCCGGCGGCTTCATCGACTATGTGCTGTTCGGCATTATCCCGAACCGTACGTCATGGTGGCTCGTAATCCCTGTCGGACTTGTTATCGCAGTGATTTACTACTTCGGGTTCCGTTTTGTAATCCGGAAGTTCAATCTGCGGACACCTGGACGGGAAGAGCCGTCAGATGAAGCGGACGCAGCCGATGCAACTGCTGTTTCCACCAGCGGTGACGACCTGCCGCGCAACATTCTGGCCGCACTGGGCGGCAACAGCAATATCGTCCATCTGGACGCTTGTATTACCCGCCTTCGTGTTGAGGTTAAAGATAAAGCAGGCGTTGACAAGAACCGTCTGAAGAAGCTTGGTGCGTCAGGAGTCCTTGAAGTTGGTAATAACGTACAGGCGATCTTTGGCACACGCTCCGATACAATCAAGTCCCAAATCCAGGATGTAATGAGCGGCAGAACACCGGCAGCAGCACCTGCAGCCGCTGCACCGCAGCCTGAACTGGAGCAGAAAGCCGGTGAAGAAGGCACCGCAATTATTCCGGAGGACATCGTATCTCCTGTTAACGGTGAACTGCTGGATATCACGCAGGTTCCTGATGCCGTGTTCTCACAGAAAATGACAGGCGACGGCTTTGCCTTCCTGTCTGAAGACGGAAAGATTGCTTCACCGGTATACGGTAAAGTATTCAACGTCTTCCCGAGCAAGCATGCCATCGGCATTATGTCTGACGGCGGCAAGGAAGTCCTTGTGCATATAGGTGTAAATACCGTCAAACTCAAAGGCCAGGGCTTCACGGTCCTCGTTGAAGAGGGAGATCTGGTAGCTGCCGGACAACCGATTATGGAAGTCGATCTGGAGTATGTGAAAGCAAATGCGCCTTCCGTTATATCTCCGGTCATCTTCTCCAATCTGCCTGAAGGTGCTGCAGTTACACTGAAAAAGCCGGGCAAAGTGGCTATCGGAGACAAGGACATTATCAGCATCGGGTGA
- a CDS encoding HPr family phosphocarrier protein — MQKTFRIIDEDGIHARPATALVNTATKFQGTEAFAEAKGKKVTLKSILGVLSLGLEAGDTLTLITEGGEEADALNALQDVMIKEGLGELHE, encoded by the coding sequence ATGCAAAAAACTTTCAGAATTATTGACGAAGACGGAATTCACGCACGTCCAGCTACAGCTCTGGTAAATACAGCAACAAAGTTCCAAGGTACCGAGGCATTTGCTGAAGCCAAAGGCAAAAAGGTAACTTTGAAATCCATCCTGGGCGTATTGTCCCTCGGTCTGGAAGCCGGCGACACGCTTACCCTGATTACTGAAGGCGGCGAAGAAGCGGACGCTCTGAACGCACTGCAAGACGTGATGATCAAAGAAGGGCTGGGAGAGCTTCATGAGTAA
- the ptsP gene encoding phosphoenolpyruvate--protein phosphotransferase, with amino-acid sequence MSKISGIAASAGIAVARAFILEHPDYTITKSAVSDVEAEVAKLESALEKSRGELRSIKERTLAELGEKKAEIFESHLLILDDPELISPVMDKIREESVNADYALNEVAGQFIEMFENMKSAYLQERAADMRDVTKRVLNHLLGITYVSPAEISEEVIVIAQDLTPSDTAQLNRKYVKGFTTNIGGRTSHSAIMARSLEIPAVVGTKNVLSLVKAGDLVIVDGLSGDVLINPSEAEVAEYTQKQEAYNLQIAEWKKLRDEATVSADGKHVELAANIGTPNDVNGVIENGGEGVGLYRTEFLYMGRDKLPSEEVQYNAYRTVLENMKGKPVVVRTLDIGGDKELPYLDLPKEMNPFLGFRAIRLCLDRQDIFRTQLRALLRASAHGDLRIMFPMIATLGEFRAARDLLLEEKAKLREEGKEVSDNIQLGIMVEIPSTAVLADQFAKEVDFFSIGTNDLIQYTMAADRMNEQVSYLYQPYNPAILRLVKIVIDAAHAEGKWTGMCGEMAGDSTAIPLLLGLGLDEFSMSATSILPARSQISKLSAAEMKEMAANALQLGTAEEVAALVQSTVK; translated from the coding sequence ATGAGTAAAATTTCAGGAATCGCGGCTTCAGCAGGAATTGCGGTAGCCCGTGCATTTATCCTGGAACATCCGGATTACACCATCACCAAATCGGCTGTCAGCGACGTTGAAGCTGAAGTTGCCAAGCTGGAGAGCGCCCTGGAGAAATCCAGAGGCGAGCTCCGCAGCATTAAAGAGCGTACACTGGCTGAACTGGGAGAGAAGAAAGCGGAGATTTTTGAATCCCACCTTTTGATTCTTGATGATCCCGAGCTGATCAGTCCGGTGATGGATAAAATCCGTGAGGAATCCGTAAATGCCGACTACGCACTGAATGAAGTGGCAGGCCAGTTCATTGAGATGTTCGAAAATATGAAAAGCGCGTACCTGCAGGAACGTGCAGCTGATATGCGCGACGTTACCAAACGCGTGCTGAACCACCTGCTGGGTATTACGTATGTAAGCCCTGCAGAGATCAGTGAAGAGGTTATCGTCATTGCCCAGGACCTGACACCTTCCGATACGGCTCAGCTTAACCGCAAATACGTTAAGGGCTTTACAACCAACATCGGAGGACGCACCTCCCACTCAGCCATTATGGCCCGTTCCTTGGAAATCCCGGCGGTTGTCGGTACCAAAAACGTGCTGTCACTGGTCAAAGCAGGAGACCTTGTGATCGTTGACGGTCTGAGCGGCGATGTACTGATCAATCCTTCTGAGGCTGAAGTTGCTGAATACACGCAGAAGCAGGAAGCGTATAACCTGCAAATTGCCGAGTGGAAAAAGCTCCGTGACGAAGCTACCGTATCGGCTGACGGCAAGCATGTTGAACTTGCGGCCAATATCGGTACACCTAACGATGTGAACGGCGTAATCGAGAATGGCGGAGAAGGCGTGGGCTTGTACCGTACAGAGTTCCTGTACATGGGCCGCGACAAGCTGCCTTCCGAAGAAGTGCAGTACAACGCTTACCGCACTGTACTTGAGAACATGAAGGGCAAACCGGTTGTTGTACGTACACTCGATATCGGCGGAGACAAAGAGCTGCCGTATCTGGACCTTCCGAAGGAAATGAATCCGTTCCTCGGCTTCCGTGCGATCCGCCTTTGTCTGGACCGCCAGGATATTTTCCGCACCCAGCTCCGCGCCCTGCTGAGAGCAAGTGCCCATGGCGATCTGCGGATCATGTTCCCGATGATTGCTACACTTGGCGAGTTCCGTGCTGCACGCGACCTGCTGCTTGAAGAAAAAGCCAAGCTGCGTGAAGAAGGCAAGGAAGTTTCGGATAACATCCAGCTGGGCATTATGGTAGAGATTCCGTCTACTGCCGTGCTGGCTGACCAATTTGCCAAGGAAGTTGACTTCTTCAGTATCGGTACCAATGATCTTATTCAATATACAATGGCTGCCGACCGTATGAATGAACAGGTGTCTTACCTGTATCAGCCGTATAACCCGGCCATTCTGCGTTTGGTCAAAATCGTTATCGATGCAGCCCATGCTGAGGGCAAATGGACGGGAATGTGCGGCGAAATGGCAGGGGATTCCACAGCCATTCCGCTTCTGCTCGGACTTGGGCTTGACGAGTTCAGCATGAGTGCCACCTCGATTCTGCCGGCAAGAAGCCAGATCTCCAAGCTGTCTGCTGCAGAGATGAAGGAAATGGCTGCCAATGCACTTCAGCTGGGTACAGCCGAAGAAGTTGCCGCACTTGTGCAAAGCACTGTAAAGTAA